One Choloepus didactylus isolate mChoDid1 chromosome 8, mChoDid1.pri, whole genome shotgun sequence DNA window includes the following coding sequences:
- the KLRB1 gene encoding killer cell lectin-like receptor subfamily B member 1 isoform X1, with protein sequence MEPRREGRNQEVSPAAHPKMPQSLGRKHRLDDALIWTFSQPQNRVCQCPRWHQFALKLGCAGIILLALTVIGLSVSVIFLRQKSIEKATVEAEEYRNETSERPGPLKCPINWHQFREKCLLFSQTFNPWNDSLSDCYTKESSLLLIQDQEELKFIQSLINTGGIIFWIGLNFSLSERNWKWINGSSLNSDILQITGDAKGNSCVYISNTNILSENCDADNKWICQKELKTVTNKMCPDI encoded by the exons atggaacccagaagagaaggaagaaaccaggAGGTATCACCAGCAGCCCATCctaaaatgccacagtctttggggagaaagcaccgccttgatgatgccttgatttggacattttcccagcctcaaaacc GTGTCTGCCAGTGTCCACGTTGGCATCAATTTGCTCTGAAACTGGGCTGTGCTGGGATTATTCTCCTTGCCTTGACTGTGATAGGGTTGAGTGTTTCag tGATATTCTTAAGacaaaaatcaatagaaaaagcCACTGTGGAGGCTGAAGAGTACAGGAATGAAACATCTG AGAGACCAGGTCCATTAAAGTGCCCAATAAATTGGCATCAATTCCGAGagaaatgcttgttattttctcaaactttcaaccCCTGGAACGATAGCCTGTCAGATTGTTACACAAAGGAGTCCAGTTTGCTGCTTATTCAAGATCAGGAAGAACTG aaattCATACAGAGCCTGATAAATACTGGAGGAATTATATTTTGGATTGGattaaatttttcattatcaGAAAGGAACTGGAAGTGGATAAATGGCTCTTCTTTAAATTCTGATAT ATTGCAAATTACTGGTGATGCTAAGGGAAACAGCTGTGTTTACATTTCAAacacaaatattctttctgagAATTGTGATGCGGATAATAAATGGATCTGCCAAAAAGAACTAAAAACTGTCACCAATAAAATGTGTCCTGATATTTGA
- the KLRB1 gene encoding killer cell lectin-like receptor subfamily B member 1 isoform X2, which translates to MDRQVIYADLNLSRELALGSSSRPSLPGGVCQCPRWHQFALKLGCAGIILLALTVIGLSVSVIFLRQKSIEKATVEAEEYRNETSERPGPLKCPINWHQFREKCLLFSQTFNPWNDSLSDCYTKESSLLLIQDQEELKFIQSLINTGGIIFWIGLNFSLSERNWKWINGSSLNSDILQITGDAKGNSCVYISNTNILSENCDADNKWICQKELKTVTNKMCPDI; encoded by the exons ATGGATAGACAAGTAATATATGCAGATTTAAACTTATCTAGGGAGTTGGCCCTTGGAAGTTCATCACGCCCATCTCTTCCTGGGG GTGTCTGCCAGTGTCCACGTTGGCATCAATTTGCTCTGAAACTGGGCTGTGCTGGGATTATTCTCCTTGCCTTGACTGTGATAGGGTTGAGTGTTTCag tGATATTCTTAAGacaaaaatcaatagaaaaagcCACTGTGGAGGCTGAAGAGTACAGGAATGAAACATCTG AGAGACCAGGTCCATTAAAGTGCCCAATAAATTGGCATCAATTCCGAGagaaatgcttgttattttctcaaactttcaaccCCTGGAACGATAGCCTGTCAGATTGTTACACAAAGGAGTCCAGTTTGCTGCTTATTCAAGATCAGGAAGAACTG aaattCATACAGAGCCTGATAAATACTGGAGGAATTATATTTTGGATTGGattaaatttttcattatcaGAAAGGAACTGGAAGTGGATAAATGGCTCTTCTTTAAATTCTGATAT ATTGCAAATTACTGGTGATGCTAAGGGAAACAGCTGTGTTTACATTTCAAacacaaatattctttctgagAATTGTGATGCGGATAATAAATGGATCTGCCAAAAAGAACTAAAAACTGTCACCAATAAAATGTGTCCTGATATTTGA
- the LOC119543118 gene encoding peptidyl-prolyl cis-trans isomerase A-like: MVNPTVFFDIAADGEPIGRIYFELFADKVPKTAENFRALSTGEKGFGYKGSCFHRIIPGFMCQGGDFTRHNGTGGKSIYGEKFDDENFILKHTGPGILSMANAGPNTNGSQFFICTAKTEWKHGKHVVFGKVKEGMSIVETMERFGSRNGKTSKKITISDCGQI; the protein is encoded by the exons ATGGTCAACCCCACCGTGTTTTTCGACATCGCCGCCGACGGCGAGCCCATAGGCCGCATCTACTTCGAGCTGTTTGCAGATAAAGTTCCGAAGACAGCAGAAAACTTTCGtgctctgagcactggggagaaAGGATTTGGTTATAAGGgttcctgctttcacagaattattcCTGGGTTTATGTGCCAGGGTGGTGACTTCACACGCCATAACGGCACTGGTGGCAAGTCCATCTACGGGGAGAAGTTTGACGATGAGAACTTCATTCTGAAGCATACAGGTCCTGGCATCTTGTCCATGGCTAATGCTGGACCCAACACAAATGGTTCCCAGTTTTTCATCTGCACTGCTAAGACAGAAT ggAAACA TGGGAAGCACGTGGTCTTCGGCAAGGTGAAAGAGGGCATGAGCATTGTGGAAACCATGGAGCGCTTTGGGTCCAGGAATGGCAAGACCAGCAAGAAGATCACCATTTCCGACTGTGGACAAATTTGA